The following nucleotide sequence is from Euleptes europaea isolate rEulEur1 chromosome 3, rEulEur1.hap1, whole genome shotgun sequence.
ATTAATAGCTTGCATTATCAAAATGGGTTTGGGGAGAATGTCCAGAGGGATTTGAACACTTAATTTCCGGAGTAACGTTTTGAACATTTAATTATCTAGTTGAGTGGAGATTATTTATAAACTTCAAGGGGATGTCTTAATTTCAGGAAGAACAATTGGCTTTTCCTGAAATGCCAGCTTGTTCTGTGCCTTTGATCTCTGTTTGTATGCCTTTAAGTCCCTTGCTTCTACCAAGGCATCTCTTGTTCTTTCTGTGCAGGTCAAGGAATTCCTGAGGGTGGTAAAGAGGTAGAAGAGTATTCTGAGGATGATGACGATGACGAGGAGGATTCAGATGCTGAAGAGACATCTCAGCAGCAAAGTACAGAAGAATCCCACACGGAGACTGCATCTTCGGTGCCCTCCCAAGCTacccagcaacagcagcagccacCCCCTCAGCCTGTTCCTCCAGCTCAGATGCAGGCGCCACCCATGCCAGGGCCACCCCCTCTTGGACCACCTCCAGCACCACCCTTGAGACCTCCGGGGCCCCCGACTGGCCTTCCTCCTGGTCCTCCTCCAGGTGAGTACTTGAAGGACTCCATCCTTTGCTTTGGGGTCCATCCATTGGTTTGGGGTCCATAGCTGGAAGTCTTAAAACCTTTGACCTTAGGTGAATTTTATGTGCTCCTTTATTGTTTGTGTCTGGATTGTTTTTATCTTGTGTTATAAACTGCTCTGAATTTGTGGAATGGTGGGATATACACTTATTTCTTAAGTGGCCAGTTGGTGATAGAATAAGTTGGCAGTGGTGGGTTTCCTTTATGTGAAAACACTTTAACATGTATTATGTTAAAatgcagtttgtttgtttatccttaaaatattttattaggcACTTTGATCCCCCTGTTCTCCCCAGCAggggaccaaaagtggcttacaaaaataccAAAACAATTTACAGTCAAACAAAACTTGGAAAAAGAATACAGTAAATTGTGCTCCTTTGGGGCCAGCCTGATGTGTAGCTTTTCCACCTTCTCCCTAGATGACTCGCTCTTGTAGAGGTTCCCAGCTGGCTAGGCCCTTACCATTTTGGCTTCAGCCTCTGGGTCAGTTCAAGTTAAGGCGGCTTTAAAAGGTTACCTTCAAGAAGGGGATGGGACAAATGCTTGGCTCCAGGTCTCAACATCAAGTTGAATCATTGGATTAAAATTATTCCTATACTATTTACATGGTATAGGTTGgtgctttttgtttaaaaaagataCTTCACTTTAATCTGAACTGATCACAGCTATTGATAGAAGATGTTGAATCAAAATTCCTGGACGTGAAACTTTAAACAGCTTTGTGTACATTTTTTCAGGGGCTCCTCCATTCCTTAGGCCACCGGGTTTGCCGGGACTGCGTGGGCCATTACCACGACTTTTGCCACCAGGACCACCCCCTGGCCGGCCTCCTGGCCCTCCACCAGGTCCACCTCCAGGTCTGCCTCCTGGCCCTCCTCCAAGGGGACCCCCACCTCGTTTACCACCTCCAGCTCCACCAGGTAATCTTTAAGTCAAGTCTCTTTTCTTGTTTCTCCAGTGATAAGATGCAGAGCAGAGGAACTGGATCAATCTAGCAACACATTTGACTACTTGCTACTGATGTATCCCAAACACAATGTAGTAATATGTTTCTTATGCTCAAAGGCAAGCGTGGAAGTTGAAAGGAAATTCAGTAGGATACATGAGGCTTTGTGCTATGTTGGaatgtatttacttcatatataccccACCTCACACTGTTgcttgtcctccattttattctcacaacaaccctgtgaggtagattaggctgtgtATGATTGGCCCacggtaacccagcaagcttccatggcagagtggggattggaacctgagtctcccagatcctggtctgacactctaaccactacaccaaacagaTTTAAATGTGTGCGTGCATTGGCACTACTGATTAAAAATCAAGCTGATACTAGGGAGTTTAAAGGACCTTCAGTTGATAGCTAGTTTTGCTGTAACTCACTAATTCTTTTCCACATTTGTCTCATACAGGTATCCCACCTCCTCGTCCAGGCATGTTGCGTCCTCCTCTGGTTCCTCCACCTGGGATATTCCCACCAGCTCCCATTCCAAACCCTGGAGTACTGAGTGCTCCTCCTAGCTTGATCCAGCGCCCTAAGGCAGATGATACCAGTGCCGCCACCATTGAGAAGAAAGCCACGGCAACTATCAGTGCCAAGCCGCAAATTACAAACCCCAAGGCGGAGATCACCCGTTTTGTGCCCACGGCCCTGCGAGTCCGCCGAGAGAACAAGGGGACTGCTGCCTCCACTCAGAGGAGACCTGATGACGAACCTTCTGTTCAGATAATCAAAGCAACGCCTAAAGCTGGCTCTTCTGCCCCTATCTCTGTGCAGACCAAGGATGATGTGTATGAAGCCTTCATGAAGGAAATGGAGGGGCTACTGTGACAATCCGTTTCCAGTTTCACCTTTATATCTGCTGTACCGAGATCAGACTACTCTGTTAGGGTCGGGTGGTGGTAGGGTTCCATGTTAAAGTGGCATCCAGCAGAACAGCTCTTCCTTTCTTGAAAAAGAGTAGTCCCTCCATCCCAGTTGTGTTCCAAGTTGGATAGAGACCAGTTCAGATAGTGGAAAAGGGGTATAATCACCCACTACTCCTTAATGAAAGGCTAAATTTAGGAGTGTGCTCTCCTAGGTTGTGGTCTGTCATTTTGAGATGTGCCAGTGATTCTATGGAGATCCTGTTGCTTGAATATTTTATGGTTGAAGGGAAGAATAAATTTGAGGAACCACAATGTGTTGGTGAAGTATCTCCTACGCATATACCTGATCATCAGGGTTGTATGTTCTGTTTTTTTTGGctttctgtaaatatttttgtAATGCGGTTTTAGTTGAGTGAGATAAATTGGTTCTATGCTGTCTTAGAGATGGGCAGGCTATCATTTGCATATGTGGTATGCAGGCATCTTGCACCCTGTATGTTCTGCAGTCACCTTGGTGGCTTCTTGCTGATGAGAGAAATATCACTGTCTCATGAAAGAGAATAAACATTTGATGTACTACAGTGGTCTTGTGATTATATGTTTGTGTTTAATATTTTGGGGCTGATGGGGGTAGTTACATGGAGGAGTTCTCTTATGGAATTGTAGCCTTAGGAAAGGGGAGGGCTATGCAGAGTCACAAAGGGTCCAGCTCATGGAAATCATTCCTGGCTGCTCAGACATACTGCTCCAGGTATTTCTGTGCTTTCCCTCCCTCATAACCACAAGAAGGTTGGAAGCTTGATTTTTTAATTTGTAATTGAAAGTTTAGAACACCCACATCCACCATATGCATCTCATCACAAGCAGAGTATATGTGGTCCTGGCCATTGCAGACTACTTGCTACATGGGAACATTGATGAAACTTGGAAATGTGTTTCCCGTTGAATTTACTCCTAGCCTTCCTCCTgggagctcaggatggcatgcATGATTCTTCTCCCCTTTCCTAGGTGACTGTCCCCAGTGAGGCACACACTGCAGATCTGCTGAAATTTAAGACCTTTCAGAAGGCCTGGCTATTTGGTCAAATCCTTGGAGAAGATGACAATTTACTTAAAGTTCTGTTTATATTTTGCCTACTCTGAACACTTAATGTAAGGCAAACTCACAATATCAAAAGGAGCTCAGTTTCCAGAGTACCCCCTCTTACCTTTGGGGTACCAAAGGAGTATATGGGGTACATATGCAAGACCCTCTCCTCTGCACTTTGTTCCTTCAGTATCTTAAATGGGCTTGTTGACTGTGCTCATAATGGTAGTGTTTCTTTGCCCAAGTGTAAAGAGATGGAGATGTCAATTCTAGGGGTTTTTTTAGCTTCCTCAAATCAAATTCCATGTAATCAACCTCTTGCTGCTTCATGGataatcaaataataatcttaatttatttcaaaataattatgtaaatcaatggcggGCTCAAGGCCCTGAATGGTGTGCACAAGTTCCTAGGGTCAgttctctggcatctccagccaaGGAGCCTGAGAagtaattttggaaaaataatgggCTTGATGGACAGTGTAGAGGAGACTTAGGCATGTTCAATTTGGGTCATGAACCAATGGCTGGTGCAGTTGGCTGAGAAACTCCTCTtgttttaaatcagtggttcccaacctttttttgaccagggaccactaggacttttttgttcggtgcagggaccccaaggttcaaaataaaaattctgagaatttgaaaataaactttaatcataactgttagttaaacattaaacttaaaataatatttgaatatgtatattttataatagagaacttttaattgaaaatattaatttattatgggtttataactttgtttcacggaccttaatttagttcttgcggacccctgggggtccatggacccctggttgggaaccagtgttttaaatgGAAACAAATGATCAGAACAAAGGCATTGATCGCTTTTGTTAACAACGAAGCAGgctgccatgtggaagcagaAATGGTAGGAACCAGGAAACACTGGGTAAACCCTCTTCCCTTGCAGAGAAAACCACTCCTAAAGGCTCCCTGAAGCGAGCGGGGATCGATCCATTGCCCAGTATCATTGACTGCTCCCTCCCAGGAAGTTAAGGGTTTGGGCAATTTTTTCCTGCCTCTCTGGGACAGATTCTTTGATGACTAGATACTGAAGATCTATATTTAAGGTAAATTGAAAAAAGGCGTGAAACTGCCCTGGAAATACTTGCAAGATTGTTGCTGGTTCAATGGCAGACAAGGTTGCGCAAGTAGAAACTTTGAGGTTCAAGTTGTGGCCTCCCCAGTCAAAACAGCCCCTttctctgctgcagcagccaccTTGTTGAGTCAGTCGGTGTCCCGCTTGGCCAGTCACTCAGAATGGGGACCCCGTTTATAAAGTCGCCAACCtgcaagtactagctggagatctgctattacaactgatccccagctgatagagatcagttcccaaggAGAAAATTGACGttgtggctttgaagtccctccccaggctccgcccccaaaacctcccgccggtggtgaagagagacctggtgaCCCTACCAGTTTAGGGCTGAGGTGGCTAGACGCTGCCTGGTACATGCGCAGCAAAAAGGTCGGGAGTATAGAATACATTTCAGTGGATAGGGGCTGTTAAGCGACCGACGGGGCTGTTTCATTTTGAACTCCCTCCGGGATGGGCAAACGTAACCAGGAGCCAACCAGCCACTTACTGCTTGGGTCAGCGAACCACATTCAGTGTAGCTCAGGGGCCTCTTTTGCCTCCATTTAATTCCGTCAACCTACCTAAGAGCTATTCAAATAATCAGCTATGCGCATGAGGGTGACACGATGCATGTCAAAAGGAGTTTTGCCAGCAGGCTGTGACCAATAcacctgaagctgctttatacagaatcagacccttggtccatcaaagtcagtattgtctactcagaccggcagcggctcttcagggtctcaggcggaggtctttcacatcacctgctttcctggtccctttaagtggagacgccatggattgaacctaggaccgtctgcatgccaagcagaggctctaccactgagccgtggtcCCTTCCCCCCAACCTCCATGGTCCCTACCACGTGCGGCCATTCGCTCTCGAtcatccctcctcccccccccacacccccggcaaCTTAGGGAGAATAAGGAATCAACCCAGGGCCATGAAACCGCTCTTTCCCGGTGAGCCCGTAGTGGCTCTTAAAAGAGCCGTTGGGGGGagggtgtggggttttttttgggggggcgggcggTGCCCTCAAGCCCTCTCCCCGCGGATGCGCCGCGCcagctggatgtccttgggcaTGATGGTGACGCGCTTGGCGTGGATGGCGCACAGGTTGGTGTCCTCGAAGAGCCCCACCAGGTAGGCCTCGCTGGCCTCCTGCAGCGCCATCACGGCCGAGCTCTGGAAGCGCAGGTCGGTCTTGAAGTCCTGCGCGATCTCGCGCACCAGGCGCTGGAAGGGCAGCTTGCGGATCAGCAGCTCCGTCGACTTCTGGTAGCGCCGGATCTCGCGCAGCGCCACCGTGCCCGGCCGGTAGCGGTGCGGCTTCTTCACGCCCCCCGTGGCCGGCGCGCTCTTGCGGGCCGCCTTCGTGGCCAGCTGCTTGCGGGGCGCCTTGCCGCCCGTCGACTTGCGAGCCGTCTGCTTCGTGCGAGCCATCCTCCCGACGCCCCGCGCACGCCGCGACTGCGGGGAAGGGGAGGCGCGCCCTGCCCTTTATAGCCCGACTCTGAGCCTGGATTGGCGGAGAGTTGGAAAACGGCCCTGATTGGACAGTTTCTACATTTGAAATCTCGCGctttggtggggggaatgggCCGCCCGCTGTCATGCTTTTCCTCCACCGGCCTGGCGAGGTTCCGGGACGCCAGCAGCACCTCTCCGCGCATCCAGTCACGATTCTCGGGCTGTCTGTTGTTCGGGGCGTGAGCTTCGCAGGGGCTGAGGGTTTCCTTCATGAGGAAATCCTTTTCGCCTGGTTCCGGCTCCCTTAAAGCTTCTAGGAAGGGTTACAAGGCTTCCTTTAGCaagtgtggccttttatgcatgggagggtttgcctttgatttgccgctctctagatgcacacttcccccatccgaattctcaaaactctgcatgggagcttatttttgagttgtgagaatttggatgggggaaatgtgcatctagagagtggcacaaccaaggcaaaacctcccatgcataaatggcctgtgtgtgtgtttcaaactTTTTGACCGCTCATGTTTTCTGTCATTtagatctattttttaaaatgcatgggCTTCCGGATGGAGATCTATCTGCTCTGAAAACCCTATAGGCTTCCCTTTCTTATTTCATTGGAGAACAAAACACAGATTCCTCACCTGGCAGCTAAGCAAATCCGGGGTAAAATCCAAACTAGGCGCTGTCAGGTACATTAATGTCAGTATGAGGACACTGAAACGCATACGTAAACTTTCATATTGAAATATGCTTCACACTGGCAGAATATCAATGCTCACTGGGACACAAACCCCATTTAACTCAGTAGAACATATTTCTAAATAAAGTATGTAGGACTACagcctgaaaaggaaaaaaaattcacagaAATATCTCGGAggaactatatttatttatttaagacatttattGGCTGCTTTCTTCTATACTGAGTTCAAGACGCCTATCTAATTACCCTAATTATATAATGATTGGGagaaaacactttaaaaataaagatagatcacgatgggtagccatgttagtctgtcactggcagtagaaaagagcaagcgtccagtagcaccttaaagactaacacaatttctggcagggtatgagctttcgtgagccacagctcacttcttcagtgttgATAGACACTTCCTCAGTAGACTTTGAAATAAGTGTTTAAAGTAAAGGGTTGCTCTCAGCTAGAATGCACAGAGGGGCGTCTTTTGCTCTAACCCCAATTTCCACCTTATATGAAAGCCTGGTTAATATTATGCACCATTTGCTTTCAAGGGGTTAGCTCTGAAGAAGGAATACATTTTTTTGTTCTTAGTTATCGTTAGAACGGGATCCTAAGTTTGTACAGGGCAGTAAGAGGTTCGATTTAGTAACAGGAAAGAGGAGCTGGACGGAAGAGTCCATTATGTTTGATAGGTTGTTATTTCTTAATATAGATGTAGAACCAGGAGAACGGCTAAGAACTTTGCTAACTCTGTGTCGGATAGCAACTCagttaaaaaaacattaattacagCGGTTCTTATCAAATGGAACCTCTGCCCGAGCATTTATCTCAATGGAACTACAGGGTGGTGTGTAGTGTAGCTTTAAACTCTGGATGCCACCGAATTAAACGTCTTGGGGATCTTTTACAATTATTGACAAATCACACGAATCTTCGAATCGCGTGTATGTTCTTTCCAACGTTTTAGTACAACATTTAACCCCTTTTCTTCTGGGGTGGGTGACTTGGTAGGGCTTGGCTACTACGCCATGGTGAACGTACTCTGTGGAAGCTTGTGTTACCTCCGTCTCCTTGAGATCTCTTTACCGTAAGCCCGCGAATACAATTCATCCGCAGCAGGTCCTGAGCCAGGCATGACTACCCGAAGACGCGACCCGCACCGTTTCCCGGGCATTTCTGACAGTGGCACGGCGTTAatttacaaagaaaaacaaaagttcctcTCTGGCGAGGTCTCCCCGGCTCCTGCACCCAACGCTTAGGAGCCCTTTTAAAAGCGTTACGCGTCCTTTCGCCGCTCCAGACGCGGCATGGGCGCACCCGGCCCCTCCCCGCTCTCCCCGGCGCGAAGAATCGATCGCTCGGGAGCTGATAGGGGGCAAAAACCCCCGATTATTAACTCGCAAGAAACACAACCCGAGCGGTCGCAGGAGCCCTCGCCGCCTTGCGTCGGGGCGGGTTTCGCCGCCGACCAATCACGAGGCGGCTCGCCTCTATAAATACACCGCGGCGGGCCTCCTCGGGTCCACTTTTCCTGCCTCGTCGGGGAGTTGTGATCGCCGGGTCTCTTGCAGCCATGTCCGAAACGGCCCCCGctgtggccgccgccgccgccgcctccgccgcgccCGCCCCGGCCTCCAAGGCGCCGGCCAAGAAGGCGAAGAAGGCGGGGCCCGCCAAGGCGCGCAAGGCGTCGGGCCCCAGCGTCACCGAGCTCATCACCAAGGCGGTGGGCGCTTCCAAGGAGCGCAAAGGCGTCTCCCTGGCGGCCCTGAAGAAGGCCCTGGCGGCCGAGGGCTACGACGTGGAGAAGAACAACAGCCGCATCAAGCTGGGGCTGAAGAGCCTGGTGGGCAAAGGCACCCTGGTGCACACCAAGGGCATCGGCGCCTCCGGCTCCTTCAAGCTGGGCAAGAAGCCCGGCGAAGGGAAGGAGAAGCCCCCCAAGAAGAGGCAGCCGCCGCCCGTCAAGGCCAAGAAGCCCGTGGCCAAGAAAGCCGCCGGCGCCGTGAAGAAGCCCAagaaagccgccgccgccgccaaaaAGAGCCCCAAGAAGCCCAAgaagccggcggcggcggccaagaAGGCGGCCAAGAGCCCCAAGAAGGCGAAGCCCGTCAAGCCCAAGAAGGTCGCCAAAAGCCCGGCGAAAGCGAAGGCGGTGAAGCCCAAGACCGCCAAAGCCAAGCCCGCCAAGTCCAAGGCGGCGAAGG
It contains:
- the LOC130474523 gene encoding histone H3, producing the protein MARTKQTARKSTGGKAPRKQLATKAARKSAPATGGVKKPHRYRPGTVALREIRRYQKSTELLIRKLPFQRLVREIAQDFKTDLRFQSSAVMALQEASEAYLVGLFEDTNLCAIHAKRVTIMPKDIQLARRIRGERA
- the LOC130475724 gene encoding histone H1-like, translated to MSETAPAVAAAAAASAAPAPASKAPAKKAKKAGPAKARKASGPSVTELITKAVGASKERKGVSLAALKKALAAEGYDVEKNNSRIKLGLKSLVGKGTLVHTKGIGASGSFKLGKKPGEGKEKPPKKRQPPPVKAKKPVAKKAAGAVKKPKKAAAAAKKSPKKPKKPAAAAKKAAKSPKKAKPVKPKKVAKSPAKAKAVKPKTAKAKPAKSKAAKAKKAAPKKK